One window of Novosphingobium sp. IK01 genomic DNA carries:
- the cydB gene encoding cytochrome d ubiquinol oxidase subunit II codes for MSYDLDLSTAWACVIAFAIFAYVVMDGFDLGIGILFPTLKVGPERDAAMNSIAPVWDGNETWLVLGGGGLLAAFPLAYSIILPATYPLIIAMLLGLVFRGVAFEFRWRHAPHRPLWDAAFTIGSVVATLAQGIALGAILQGISVRSDAAAGGWTYAGGWLDWLSPFSLLTGASLLVGYALLGACWLVWKTEASGQAHARRMAFWLAIAMLVALAAVSAATPFLSYAYWRRWFAVPGVFVTAQVPLLVLVTAVLFFRSLARGGERLPFLLALGLFLLGFVGLGVSMYPYMGF; via the coding sequence ATGAGTTACGACCTCGACCTCTCGACCGCCTGGGCTTGCGTCATCGCCTTCGCGATCTTCGCCTACGTGGTGATGGACGGGTTTGATCTCGGCATCGGCATCCTGTTTCCAACTCTCAAGGTCGGCCCGGAGCGGGATGCGGCGATGAACAGCATCGCGCCCGTTTGGGATGGCAACGAGACCTGGCTGGTGCTGGGTGGTGGTGGGCTCCTGGCAGCGTTCCCGCTGGCCTATTCGATCATCCTGCCCGCGACCTACCCGCTCATTATCGCCATGCTGCTCGGGCTGGTGTTCCGCGGCGTGGCGTTCGAGTTCCGCTGGCGGCACGCGCCGCATCGCCCGCTCTGGGACGCGGCGTTCACCATCGGCTCGGTCGTTGCGACGCTAGCGCAGGGCATCGCGCTCGGCGCCATTCTTCAGGGTATCTCGGTGCGGAGCGATGCTGCTGCGGGCGGTTGGACCTATGCCGGTGGCTGGCTCGACTGGCTATCACCGTTTTCGCTGCTCACCGGCGCGTCGCTGCTCGTCGGCTATGCGCTGCTCGGCGCATGCTGGCTGGTGTGGAAAACGGAAGCGTCGGGTCAGGCACATGCCCGGCGCATGGCGTTCTGGTTGGCGATCGCCATGCTGGTCGCGCTCGCTGCAGTGAGCGCCGCCACGCCCTTCCTCAGCTATGCCTACTGGCGGCGCTGGTTCGCGGTCCCCGGCGTGTTTGTGACGGCGCAGGTGCCGCTGCTTGTACTCGTCACCGCCGTGCTGTTCTTCCGCTCGCTGGCACGTGGCGGCGAGCGCCTGCCATTCCTGCTCGCGCTCGGGCTATTCCTGCTCGGGTTCGTCGGGCTCGGGGTCAGCATGTATCCTTACATGGGGTTCTAA
- a CDS encoding cupin domain-containing protein, translated as MEMESRIFSVTEYIRPSDGEPIRSVVLETKDSAVVVWHAHPGQEITAHVHPDGQDTWTVISGEAEYYQGGGKVAHLKAGDIAIAKPGQVHGALNTSPVPFVFVSVVASGNAGFALAEK; from the coding sequence ATGGAAATGGAATCAAGAATATTTTCGGTAACAGAATATATTCGTCCGTCTGACGGCGAACCAATTCGTTCAGTGGTTCTGGAAACCAAGGACTCAGCAGTTGTTGTTTGGCATGCCCATCCTGGGCAAGAAATAACCGCTCATGTTCACCCGGACGGCCAAGATACTTGGACGGTTATCTCTGGAGAGGCTGAGTATTACCAAGGAGGCGGCAAAGTCGCTCATCTAAAGGCTGGAGATATTGCCATAGCAAAACCTGGCCAAGTGCATGGCGCTCTAAATACTAGTCCAGTGCCGTTTGTATTTGTCTCAGTGGTTGCATCTGGCAACGCGGGTTTTGCGTTGGCTGAAAAATAG
- a CDS encoding DUF2474 family protein, with translation MQAPLWQRLAWLGAIWLASVAALGLVAGLLRWWLMGSA, from the coding sequence ATGCAGGCGCCGCTCTGGCAGCGTCTCGCGTGGCTGGGCGCGATCTGGCTGGCGAGCGTCGCCGCACTCGGCTTGGTGGCCGGACTGCTACGGTGGTGGCTGATGGGTTCAGCCTAA
- a CDS encoding type II toxin-antitoxin system RelE/ParE family toxin, protein MRVVWTPEAQQDRADVWDYIAADNPRAAARMDEIFSDAAARLIQHPMLGKPGKIPGTRELIPHESYRLVYQIDGETVWILTLVHTARLLPPVRD, encoded by the coding sequence GTGAGGGTTGTTTGGACGCCCGAAGCGCAGCAAGACCGTGCCGATGTGTGGGACTACATCGCAGCCGACAATCCGCGCGCGGCGGCCCGGATGGATGAGATTTTCAGCGACGCGGCCGCCCGCTTGATCCAGCACCCCATGCTGGGCAAGCCGGGAAAGATTCCCGGGACCCGCGAGTTGATCCCGCACGAAAGCTATCGCCTGGTGTATCAGATCGACGGCGAAACGGTGTGGATACTGACGCTGGTTCATACTGCCCGCCTGTTGCCGCCTGTGCGCGATTAA
- a CDS encoding Tn3 family transposase, which produces MTTKSERLTVLSDAEQEALYGLPDFDDAQRLEYLALTETELALASSRPGLHAQVYCILQIGYFKAKHAFFRFDWSEVEHDCAFVLSRYFHGESFEHKPISKHEHYTQREWIADLFGYRPWAAEFLAQLAQQAAQTVRRDVMPGFIAAELIVWLNEHKIIRPGYTTLQELVSEALSAERRRLAGLLSEVLDESAKAALGRLLVRDDTLSQLAALKQDAKDFGWRQMAREREKRATLEPLHRIAKALLPKLGVSQQNLLYYASLANFYTVHDLRNLKADQTYLYLLCYAWVRYRQLSDNLVDAMAYHMKQLEDESSAGAKQSFVAEQVRRQQDTPQVGRLLSLYIDDSVPDPTPFGDVRQRAYKIMPRDTLQTTAQRMSVKPVSKLALHWQAVDGLAERIRRHLRPLYVALDLAGTDPGSPWLVALAWAKDVFAKQQRLSQRPLAECPAATLPKRLRPYLLTFDADGKPTDLHADRYEFWLYRQVRKRFQSGELYLDDSLQHRHFSDELVSLDEKAAVLAQIDIPFLRQPLDAQLDALATELRAQWLAFNRELKQGKLTHLEYDKDTQKLTWRKPKGENQKAREKAFYEQLPFCDVADVFRFVNGQCQFLSALTPLQPRYAKKVADADSLMAVIIAQAMNHGNQVMARTSDIPYHVLESAYQQYLRHATLHAANDCISNAIAALPIFPYYSFDLDALYGAVDGQKFGVERPTVKARHSRKYFGRGKGVVAYTLLCNHVPLNGYLIGAHDYEAHHVFDIWYRNTSDIVPTAITGDMHSVNKANFAILHWFGLRFEPRFTDLGDQLKELYSADDPALYDQCLIRPAGRIDRDLIVSEKPNLDQIVATLGLKEMTQGTLIRKLCTYTAPNPTRRAVFEFDKLIRSIYTLRYLRDPQLERNVHRSQNRIESYHQLRSTIAQVGGKKELTGRTDIEIEISNQCARLIANAVIFYNSAILSRLLMKYEASGNAKAHALLTQISPAAWRHILLNGHYTFQSDGKMIDLDALVAGLELG; this is translated from the coding sequence ATGACGACCAAGAGCGAACGATTGACCGTCCTGTCGGACGCCGAGCAGGAAGCCCTGTACGGCCTGCCGGACTTCGACGACGCCCAGCGGCTGGAATACTTGGCGTTGACTGAAACCGAACTGGCGCTCGCCAGCAGCCGGCCTGGTCTCCATGCCCAGGTCTATTGCATCTTGCAGATCGGTTACTTCAAGGCCAAGCATGCCTTCTTCCGCTTCGACTGGAGTGAGGTCGAGCACGATTGCGCCTTCGTGCTGAGCCGCTACTTCCACGGCGAGTCCTTCGAGCACAAGCCAATCTCCAAGCACGAGCACTACACCCAGCGCGAGTGGATTGCCGATCTGTTCGGCTACCGGCCGTGGGCGGCCGAGTTCCTGGCGCAGCTCGCGCAGCAGGCCGCGCAGACCGTGCGGCGCGACGTGATGCCGGGGTTCATCGCCGCCGAGCTGATCGTCTGGCTAAACGAGCACAAGATCATCCGGCCCGGCTATACCACCCTGCAAGAGCTGGTGAGCGAAGCCCTGTCCGCCGAGCGTCGGCGGCTGGCTGGCCTGCTGTCGGAAGTGTTGGACGAATCGGCCAAGGCCGCGCTGGGTCGGCTTCTAGTGCGTGACGACACCCTGTCGCAATTGGCGGCGCTCAAGCAGGACGCCAAGGACTTTGGCTGGCGTCAGATGGCCCGCGAACGCGAAAAGCGCGCCACGCTGGAGCCGCTGCACCGGATCGCCAAGGCGCTGCTGCCCAAGCTCGGCGTCTCGCAGCAGAATCTGCTGTACTACGCCAGCCTGGCGAACTTCTACACCGTCCACGATCTACGCAACCTGAAGGCCGATCAGACCTACCTCTACCTGCTTTGCTATGCCTGGGTGCGCTACCGGCAGCTTTCCGACAACCTGGTCGATGCGATGGCCTACCACATGAAGCAGTTGGAGGACGAAAGCAGTGCGGGCGCAAAGCAATCCTTTGTCGCCGAGCAGGTGCGCCGTCAGCAAGACACACCGCAGGTCGGCCGCCTGCTGTCGCTTTACATCGACGACAGCGTGCCCGATCCCACGCCGTTCGGCGATGTGCGCCAGCGCGCCTACAAAATCATGCCCCGCGATACGCTGCAAACCACCGCGCAGCGCATGAGCGTGAAGCCGGTGAGCAAGCTGGCTTTGCACTGGCAGGCGGTGGACGGCCTGGCTGAGCGCATCCGCCGCCATCTTCGGCCGCTGTATGTCGCGCTCGACCTCGCTGGCACTGATCCGGGCAGCCCGTGGCTCGTGGCGCTGGCCTGGGCCAAGGACGTGTTCGCCAAACAGCAGCGCCTATCGCAACGGCCGCTCGCCGAATGTCCAGCGGCCACGCTGCCGAAACGCTTGCGACCGTACCTGCTGACCTTCGATGCCGATGGCAAGCCGACGGACCTGCATGCCGACCGCTACGAGTTCTGGCTGTACCGCCAGGTCAGGAAGCGCTTCCAGTCGGGTGAACTCTACCTCGACGACAGCTTGCAGCACCGGCATTTTTCCGACGAGCTGGTTTCGCTGGATGAGAAGGCCGCCGTGCTGGCGCAGATCGACATCCCGTTCCTGCGGCAGCCACTCGATGCCCAGCTCGATGCGCTCGCGACCGAGCTGCGCGCTCAGTGGCTGGCCTTCAACCGCGAGCTGAAGCAGGGCAAGCTGACGCACCTAGAATACGACAAGGACACGCAGAAGCTGACATGGCGCAAGCCCAAGGGCGAGAACCAGAAGGCGCGCGAGAAGGCGTTCTACGAGCAACTGCCGTTCTGCGACGTGGCCGACGTGTTCCGCTTCGTCAACGGCCAGTGCCAGTTCCTGTCGGCGCTGACGCCTTTGCAGCCGCGCTATGCGAAGAAGGTCGCCGACGCCGACAGCCTGATGGCGGTCATCATCGCGCAGGCGATGAACCACGGCAACCAGGTCATGGCACGCACCAGCGACATCCCGTACCACGTGCTGGAGAGCGCCTACCAACAGTACCTGCGCCACGCAACGCTGCACGCGGCCAACGACTGCATCAGCAACGCCATCGCCGCGCTGCCGATCTTCCCGTACTACTCGTTCGACCTCGATGCACTGTACGGTGCCGTCGATGGTCAGAAATTCGGCGTCGAGCGGCCGACCGTGAAAGCGCGCCACTCGCGCAAATACTTTGGGCGCGGCAAGGGCGTGGTCGCCTACACGCTGCTGTGCAACCACGTGCCGCTCAACGGCTACCTGATCGGCGCGCACGATTACGAGGCCCATCACGTGTTCGACATCTGGTATCGCAACACGTCGGACATCGTGCCGACCGCGATCACCGGCGACATGCACAGCGTCAACAAGGCCAACTTCGCTATCCTGCACTGGTTCGGCCTGCGTTTCGAGCCGCGCTTCACCGACCTTGGCGATCAGTTGAAGGAACTCTACAGTGCCGACGATCCGGCGCTGTACGATCAGTGCCTGATCCGGCCGGCCGGGAGAATCGACCGCGATCTCATAGTCAGCGAGAAGCCGAACCTCGACCAGATTGTCGCCACGCTCGGACTGAAGGAGATGACGCAGGGCACGCTGATCCGCAAGCTATGCACCTACACCGCGCCGAACCCCACGCGGCGCGCGGTGTTCGAGTTCGACAAGCTCATCCGCAGCATCTACACGCTGCGCTACCTGCGCGATCCGCAACTGGAGCGCAACGTTCACCGCTCACAGAACCGCATCGAGTCCTATCACCAGCTACGCTCAACCATCGCCCAGGTCGGCGGCAAGAAGGAATTGACCGGGCGCACCGACATCGAAATTGAGATCAGCAACCAGTGCGCCAGGCTGATCGCCAACGCGGTCATCTTCTACAACTCGGCCATCCTCTCGCGGCTGCTGATGAAGTACGAGGCGAGCGGCAACGCCAAGGCGCACGCTCTCCTGACCCAGATATCGCCGGCGGCCTGGCGGCACATCCTGCTGAACGGGCATTACACCTTCCAGAGCGACGGCAAGATGATCGACCTGGATGCGCTCGTGGCGGGGCTGGAGCTGGGATGA
- a CDS encoding recombinase family protein, with product MLVGYMRVSSDSDRQSTNLQRDALLAVGVDARHLFEDHASGAKDDRAGLARALEFVRPGDVLVVWKLDRLGRSLSHLLAIVTSLKKKQVAFRSLTENLDTTTPSGEFLFQVFGALAQYERALIQERVVAGLAAARKRGRIGGRPQAITGEKLEAIVAALDGGMSKAAVCRNFGVKRTTLIETLARVGWTGSRGASSR from the coding sequence ATGTTGGTAGGTTACATGCGCGTGTCGTCGGACTCCGACCGCCAGAGCACGAACTTGCAGCGCGATGCGCTGCTCGCCGTCGGCGTCGATGCGCGGCATCTGTTCGAGGATCATGCTTCCGGCGCGAAGGACGACCGCGCGGGCCTGGCGCGGGCGCTCGAATTCGTTCGCCCTGGCGACGTGTTGGTCGTGTGGAAGCTCGACCGGCTCGGCCGTTCGTTGTCGCACTTGCTCGCCATCGTGACCTCGCTCAAGAAAAAGCAGGTGGCGTTCCGCTCGCTGACGGAGAACCTGGATACCACGACGCCCTCGGGCGAGTTTCTGTTCCAGGTGTTCGGCGCGCTCGCGCAGTACGAACGCGCCTTGATCCAGGAACGTGTCGTCGCCGGTCTGGCTGCCGCCCGCAAACGCGGCCGGATCGGCGGCCGGCCGCAGGCGATCACCGGCGAGAAGCTGGAGGCCATCGTCGCTGCGCTCGATGGCGGCATGTCCAAGGCGGCGGTGTGCCGCAACTTCGGCGTCAAGCGAACCACGCTGATCGAGACCCTGGCACGGGTTGGTTGGACGGGCTCTCGTGGAGCGTCATCGCGATGA
- a CDS encoding cytochrome ubiquinol oxidase subunit I, with translation MLQSLDPVVLARAQFAFTVSFHFIFPAFSIGLASYLLVLESLWLRTGKQLYLDLFRYWVKIFAVAFGMGVVSGIVMSYQFGTNWSVFSAKAGPVIGPIMAYEVLTAFFLEAGFLGVMLFGMKKVGPRLHLLATAMVALGTLISATWIVDANSWMHTPAGFAINAQGQFVPAGSWWPIIFNPSFPYRVVHTVIGAYLTTSLVVGAVGAWHLLRDAGDAHARKMFSMAMWMAALVAPVQIFAGDTQGLNTLQYEPAKIAAMEGHFDSHPHGAPLVLFGIPDPARHRMDHAIEVPKLSSLILKHDLNAPLAGLDAFPANRVPPVSILFWSFRLMVGLGFAMLDLGLWSLWARWRGTLFENRWLQRAAILMGPSGFVAVLAGWVTTEVGRQPWTVYGHLLTAQSHSPLAAPAVAASLTAFVLVYFAAFGAGTWYILRLMARSPDAGEPEPAHMPVRAAGITPAPGVDADGPKVEVHA, from the coding sequence ATGCTCCAATCGCTCGACCCCGTCGTGCTCGCCCGTGCGCAGTTTGCGTTCACGGTGTCGTTCCATTTCATCTTCCCGGCCTTCTCGATCGGACTGGCGAGCTATTTGCTCGTACTGGAAAGCCTGTGGCTGCGCACGGGCAAGCAGCTCTATCTCGACCTGTTCCGCTATTGGGTGAAGATCTTCGCGGTGGCGTTCGGGATGGGCGTCGTGTCGGGCATCGTCATGTCCTACCAGTTTGGCACCAACTGGTCGGTGTTCTCGGCCAAGGCCGGGCCGGTGATCGGACCGATCATGGCCTATGAGGTCCTGACCGCCTTCTTCCTCGAAGCCGGCTTCCTCGGCGTCATGCTGTTCGGAATGAAGAAGGTCGGCCCGCGCCTTCATCTGCTCGCAACGGCGATGGTGGCACTCGGCACGCTGATCTCGGCCACTTGGATTGTCGATGCCAACAGCTGGATGCACACCCCTGCCGGGTTCGCAATCAATGCGCAGGGCCAGTTCGTGCCGGCCGGCTCATGGTGGCCGATCATTTTCAACCCGAGCTTCCCCTACCGCGTCGTCCACACCGTCATCGGCGCCTATCTCACCACCTCGCTGGTGGTGGGCGCGGTCGGAGCTTGGCACCTGCTGCGCGACGCCGGTGACGCGCACGCGCGCAAGATGTTCTCGATGGCGATGTGGATGGCGGCGCTGGTGGCACCGGTCCAGATCTTCGCGGGCGACACCCAGGGGCTCAACACCCTCCAGTATGAGCCGGCGAAGATCGCGGCGATGGAAGGGCATTTCGACAGCCATCCGCATGGCGCGCCGCTCGTTCTGTTCGGCATCCCCGATCCCGCACGCCACCGCATGGATCATGCCATCGAGGTGCCCAAGCTGTCTTCGCTCATCCTCAAGCACGACCTGAACGCGCCGCTGGCGGGGCTCGACGCCTTCCCCGCGAACCGCGTGCCGCCGGTCTCGATCCTGTTCTGGTCGTTCCGCCTCATGGTCGGGCTCGGCTTCGCAATGCTCGACCTCGGCCTGTGGAGCCTGTGGGCGCGCTGGCGGGGGACACTGTTCGAGAACCGCTGGTTGCAGCGCGCCGCGATCCTGATGGGGCCTTCGGGCTTCGTCGCGGTGCTGGCAGGCTGGGTGACGACCGAGGTCGGCCGGCAGCCCTGGACGGTCTACGGCCATCTCCTCACCGCCCAGTCGCACTCCCCGCTCGCCGCGCCGGCCGTCGCCGCCTCACTCACCGCCTTCGTGCTGGTCTACTTCGCCGCCTTCGGCGCAGGCACCTGGTATATCCTGCGCCTGATGGCGCGCTCGCCCGACGCGGGCGAGCCAGAGCCCGCTCACATGCCGGTGCGCGCCGCGGGGATCACACCGGCGCCTGGCGTCGATGCCGACGGGCCGAAGGTGGAAGTGCACGCATGA
- a CDS encoding MBL fold metallo-hydrolase, translating to MKKLLRSLPMAAAFAMASPSMAQEVPQCGTSGVALQLLGSGGPISDDARASSGAIIWINGKARILIDAGGGTYLRYGQSGARLEDLDFIGISHFHTDHSADLPAILKGGYFLANSHAVRLVGPTGNANFPSMTGFFQREFGKGHGSFAYLSGLSSASEGLKLDVHAFDVNVAKPVPTLVWRGDGVTITALGIPHGDVPALAFRIATPKGVIVLSADQNGSRREFLDFARGADILMMPAAIDDDADAASRFLHAPPTVVGKIAAATHPRMLVLDHFMGRSLRDKDHNIQIIRGFYHGPVAAGRDLSCFPLSR from the coding sequence ATGAAAAAGCTCTTGCGTAGCCTGCCCATGGCTGCCGCCTTTGCCATGGCATCGCCGTCGATGGCGCAGGAGGTCCCGCAATGCGGCACAAGCGGTGTTGCGCTGCAACTGCTCGGCTCGGGCGGGCCGATCTCCGACGATGCGCGCGCTTCGTCCGGGGCGATCATCTGGATCAACGGCAAGGCGCGCATCCTGATCGATGCCGGCGGCGGTACCTATCTGCGCTACGGCCAGTCGGGCGCGCGGCTGGAGGACCTCGACTTCATCGGCATCTCGCATTTCCACACGGATCACAGCGCCGATCTGCCCGCGATCCTGAAGGGCGGCTATTTCCTTGCGAACAGCCATGCGGTGAGGCTGGTCGGCCCGACGGGCAACGCCAATTTCCCCAGCATGACCGGCTTCTTCCAGCGCGAGTTCGGTAAGGGTCATGGCTCGTTCGCCTATCTGTCGGGCCTGTCCTCGGCCAGCGAGGGATTGAAGCTCGACGTCCATGCATTTGACGTCAATGTCGCCAAGCCGGTGCCGACGCTGGTATGGCGGGGTGATGGCGTGACCATCACTGCCCTGGGCATTCCCCACGGCGACGTCCCCGCGCTGGCCTTTCGCATCGCCACGCCCAAGGGGGTGATCGTGCTGTCCGCCGACCAGAACGGCAGCCGGCGCGAGTTCCTCGATTTCGCGCGCGGTGCCGACATCCTGATGATGCCGGCGGCGATCGACGACGATGCCGATGCCGCCTCGCGCTTCCTGCACGCCCCGCCGACCGTGGTGGGCAAGATCGCCGCGGCAACGCACCCCAGGATGCTGGTGCTGGACCACTTCATGGGCCGGTCGCTGCGCGACAAGGATCACAACATCCAGATCATCCGCGGCTTCTACCACGGCCCGGTCGCCGCGGGACGCGACCTGTCCTGTTTTCCCTTGTCCCGCTGA
- a CDS encoding putative DNA-binding domain-containing protein: MRSPDVAAPDRLLIEIADLAGRARRDPRDLYGQLLRENVADAIRCSFPAVARMAGEVVVAAAADAFVAAHPASRPQFHQIATEFVLFAQGQPVLPPALMPLVEYEWVLLQVEIDPAALSGDAAGSTDAAGPVTANPTLRVVMLPFDPALIDANDSLTPARLRPHGVYRTREHHVLTRPLTVSDCLLLDRLEQEETMTSRALAEAVEPSLSPLVSDWVEQGLADQLLVLADQKDTFR, encoded by the coding sequence ATGCGCTCGCCTGACGTGGCGGCGCCCGACCGGCTGCTTATCGAGATCGCCGATCTTGCCGGCCGGGCGCGGCGTGATCCCCGCGACCTGTACGGGCAATTGTTGCGCGAGAACGTCGCCGACGCCATCCGTTGCAGTTTCCCCGCCGTGGCACGCATGGCGGGCGAGGTCGTGGTGGCCGCGGCGGCGGATGCCTTCGTCGCCGCGCATCCCGCGAGCCGGCCGCAATTCCACCAGATCGCCACCGAATTCGTGCTGTTCGCGCAAGGGCAGCCGGTGCTGCCGCCCGCGCTGATGCCCCTTGTCGAATATGAATGGGTGTTGCTCCAGGTGGAAATCGACCCGGCGGCGCTGTCGGGCGATGCCGCAGGGAGCACCGACGCGGCTGGGCCGGTCACGGCCAATCCTACGCTGCGCGTGGTCATGCTGCCGTTCGATCCCGCGCTCATCGATGCGAACGACAGCCTCACACCCGCGCGACTGCGTCCGCACGGGGTGTACCGGACGCGCGAGCATCATGTCCTTACCCGCCCGCTGACCGTCAGCGACTGCCTGCTGCTGGATCGCCTGGAGCAGGAAGAGACGATGACATCGCGAGCGCTGGCCGAAGCCGTCGAACCCTCCCTCTCACCGCTGGTGTCCGACTGG
- a CDS encoding DUF692 domain-containing protein: protein MRPLSATARGVGLRPELVAPLCDQPRRRDIDFLEIAPENWLGIGGRKRDQLDRLADLYPLVAHGLSLSIADPRQLNRDFLADVRRFLDDYGIALYSDHLSLSRDETGYLYDLLPVPRRASNLDYLADRIDQVQDATGRRLVLENISYYHGFPDQMPEAEFVSALVERSGCGLLLDINNAYVNAHNHHEDALAFVTALPSDAIVYYHIAGHLELEDGTLLDTHGTPVADAVTALGRAVWQHHGARPLLLERDNFVPSLDELAEEVAAVQAAMAEPAHALA, encoded by the coding sequence ATGCGGCCGCTGAGTGCCACCGCCCGCGGCGTGGGCCTTCGTCCGGAACTGGTCGCGCCCTTGTGCGACCAGCCCCGGCGGCGGGACATCGATTTCCTGGAGATCGCGCCGGAGAACTGGCTGGGGATCGGCGGGCGCAAGCGCGACCAGTTGGACCGCCTCGCCGACCTTTATCCGCTGGTGGCGCACGGGCTGAGCCTGTCGATCGCGGATCCGCGACAGCTGAACCGGGATTTCCTCGCCGATGTCCGGCGTTTCCTCGACGATTACGGCATCGCCCTGTACAGCGATCACCTCAGCCTGTCGCGCGACGAGACCGGCTATCTCTACGATCTGCTGCCGGTGCCCCGGCGGGCGTCCAACCTCGATTACCTGGCCGATCGCATCGACCAGGTGCAGGATGCGACCGGGCGCCGGCTCGTGCTGGAGAACATTTCCTATTATCACGGCTTCCCGGACCAGATGCCGGAGGCCGAGTTCGTCTCTGCGCTGGTCGAACGGTCGGGCTGTGGCCTCCTGCTGGACATCAACAACGCTTATGTGAACGCGCACAACCATCACGAGGATGCGCTGGCGTTCGTCACCGCGCTGCCGTCCGATGCGATCGTTTATTACCATATCGCCGGGCATCTGGAGCTGGAGGACGGCACGTTGCTCGACACCCACGGCACGCCGGTCGCCGATGCGGTGACCGCGCTTGGCCGGGCGGTGTGGCAGCATCACGGGGCGCGGCCGCTGCTGCTGGAGCGCGATAATTTCGTACCCTCGCTCGACGAGCTGGCGGAGGAGGTGGCGGCGGTGCAGGCCGCGATGGCGGAGCCGGCTCATGCGCTCGCCTGA
- a CDS encoding chlorite dismutase family protein: MDTRLFAFVGADIGPWRIVRAETRVGEPLPEAKRLNVVSASELQSETNAPWILRGITSNERYVMRAEKNEIVAKQQGLARPEATCGALIPIRKNAAWWELTQDERRSVFEQSKHVQIGLQYLPAVARKLHHCRDLSENEPFDFLNWFEYAPIHEVEFNRLLSELRASEEWKYVDREVDIRLTQAQV, from the coding sequence ATGGATACACGATTATTTGCTTTCGTCGGCGCAGACATTGGCCCTTGGCGGATTGTCAGGGCCGAAACGAGAGTTGGCGAGCCCCTGCCTGAAGCCAAAAGGCTCAACGTCGTATCCGCTTCAGAGTTGCAGTCTGAAACCAATGCACCCTGGATACTTCGTGGAATAACCAGCAATGAACGATATGTCATGCGCGCAGAGAAGAATGAAATTGTAGCGAAGCAGCAAGGTCTGGCGCGCCCAGAAGCAACGTGCGGTGCGCTAATACCGATCCGGAAGAACGCAGCTTGGTGGGAGCTCACGCAAGACGAACGCCGGAGCGTTTTCGAACAGTCGAAGCACGTCCAAATCGGGCTTCAGTATTTGCCTGCAGTAGCGCGCAAGCTCCACCACTGCCGCGACCTCTCAGAGAATGAACCGTTCGATTTTCTGAATTGGTTCGAATACGCGCCAATTCATGAGGTTGAGTTCAACAGGCTGCTTTCCGAACTGCGTGCGTCAGAGGAATGGAAATACGTCGACCGAGAAGTCGATATTCGTCTTACGCAAGCACAGGTCTAA